The following are from one region of the Acidobacteriota bacterium genome:
- a CDS encoding carboxymuconolactone decarboxylase family protein, whose protein sequence is MRFFRLITVCLIVLLAFANFASRTLAADKKASDAVMDFTKLDALAKKRVGAGSRVALVAESSELLKGIDGLEPAESGRIPNYLRAIANLPNAVKPMARLVKTFLYGGTLAPELKMSMGLKIAQLHASPYVAAHLQRFLKASERGQKMLVCLRSNDFAAMPVAEQMAVKYAELLTADVHGVSDEDFQKTRAYFNDSQIVELTMTVCFFNYFTRFCEGLNLPVEAWALDTPATKSTKKYEPPAARIALISDEEMNAISDVFAASRSNTSPASGLGLGIANSQRAMIQVPDMYAAWRAYGTAAREYAEVSREIKLHVSFAVSMANGCRYCTLHQVLGLRRLNVDPAKLMAMKKDDSRLTPRELTAVTFARKSTAMPAGITDDDYEKLKREFKEQGALEILLQTCNFAYMNRFTDGLRLPSEDEAIRVYREIYGGDFRAK, encoded by the coding sequence ATGCGTTTTTTTAGATTGATTACCGTCTGTTTGATTGTGTTGTTGGCGTTTGCAAATTTTGCCTCGCGGACTTTAGCCGCAGATAAAAAAGCGAGTGATGCGGTCATGGATTTTACGAAACTTGACGCGCTCGCGAAAAAACGAGTGGGTGCCGGGTCGCGTGTGGCACTAGTTGCAGAATCTTCCGAACTGCTTAAAGGCATCGATGGATTGGAACCTGCCGAAAGCGGGCGCATCCCCAATTACCTTCGCGCCATTGCGAATTTGCCGAATGCTGTAAAACCGATGGCACGTTTGGTTAAAACCTTTCTCTATGGCGGGACGCTTGCGCCCGAACTCAAAATGAGTATGGGACTAAAAATCGCGCAGCTTCACGCGAGTCCTTATGTTGCAGCGCATCTGCAAAGATTTTTGAAAGCCAGCGAACGCGGTCAGAAAATGCTCGTTTGTCTCAGGTCAAATGATTTTGCCGCGATGCCTGTAGCTGAGCAAATGGCTGTGAAATATGCCGAACTTTTAACCGCAGATGTTCACGGCGTCAGCGATGAAGATTTTCAAAAAACCCGCGCTTATTTCAATGATTCGCAAATCGTCGAACTGACCATGACCGTCTGTTTCTTTAACTACTTCACGCGATTTTGCGAAGGCTTGAATTTGCCGGTTGAAGCGTGGGCGCTTGATACGCCTGCGACTAAATCGACGAAAAAATATGAACCACCGGCGGCGCGCATTGCGTTGATTTCCGATGAAGAGATGAATGCCATCAGTGATGTGTTTGCGGCTTCCAGGAGCAACACCTCACCGGCATCGGGTCTGGGACTTGGCATCGCCAATTCACAACGCGCGATGATTCAAGTGCCGGATATGTACGCAGCCTGGCGCGCTTACGGCACAGCGGCGCGCGAATACGCAGAGGTCAGTCGTGAAATCAAACTTCACGTTTCGTTTGCGGTTTCAATGGCGAATGGTTGTCGTTATTGTACGCTGCATCAGGTGCTCGGACTCAGGCGTTTAAATGTTGACCCGGCGAAATTGATGGCGATGAAAAAAGACGATTCCAGGCTGACGCCACGCGAACTCACGGCGGTCACTTTTGCGCGCAAATCAACCGCTATGCCAGCAGGGATTACTGATGATGATTATGAAAAGTTGAAACGCGAATTTAAGGAACAGGGGGCTCTGGAAATTTTACTGCAAACCTGCAACTTCGCTTATATGAATCGCTTTACCGACGGACTGCGCCTGCCTTCGGAAGATGAAGCGATCAGAGTTTACCGGGAAATTTATGGCGGAGATTTTAGGGCGAAATAA
- a CDS encoding SDR family NAD(P)-dependent oxidoreductase — MKLQAQVALITGGGKGIGRAIARLFASEGAKVVVNGTDQTAIESVAKEINESGGQAIAYPADIADEALVKQMVETTVKEFGKLDILVNNSGIAGPTAAVVDVSRDEWDRTLAINLTGAMLCAKYALPNMIERRSGTVINITSVGGLGGYAYRSPYCASKWAMIGLSKTIALEAGPYGITANAIAPGPVRGPRIDAVIQKRAEAIGKSFEEVEREYTGQTALKRMVENEDIAEMALFLASAAGRNITGEVINISAGMRV, encoded by the coding sequence ATGAAATTGCAAGCTCAGGTAGCACTGATAACCGGCGGCGGCAAAGGCATCGGTCGCGCCATCGCGCGGCTTTTTGCCAGCGAGGGCGCGAAAGTTGTCGTCAATGGCACCGACCAAACTGCCATCGAAAGTGTCGCCAAAGAAATCAATGAAAGCGGCGGTCAAGCTATTGCTTACCCGGCTGACATCGCAGACGAAGCCTTGGTTAAACAGATGGTGGAAACGACCGTCAAGGAATTCGGCAAGCTCGATATTCTCGTCAATAATTCCGGCATTGCCGGGCCGACGGCGGCGGTGGTTGATGTTTCACGCGACGAGTGGGATAGGACTTTAGCGATTAATTTGACCGGCGCGATGCTCTGCGCCAAATACGCTTTACCGAATATGATTGAACGCCGAAGCGGCACAGTGATTAACATCACTTCGGTTGGCGGGCTTGGCGGGTATGCCTATCGCAGTCCCTATTGCGCTTCCAAATGGGCGATGATCGGTCTATCGAAAACCATTGCGCTTGAAGCCGGCCCCTATGGCATCACGGCAAATGCCATCGCGCCGGGTCCGGTTCGCGGCCCGCGTATCGACGCGGTCATTCAAAAACGCGCCGAAGCGATTGGCAAATCTTTTGAAGAGGTCGAACGCGAATACACGGGGCAAACGGCGCTTAAACGCATGGTTGAAAACGAAGATATTGCCGAGATGGCATTGTTTTTAGCTTCAGCCGCCGGTCGCAATATCACCGGTGAGGTGATTAACATTTCAGCCGGAATGAGAGTGTAA
- a CDS encoding AAA family ATPase: MNNERKKKMIVLDPNARSPRALEFEAGLRHRVIGQDRAVRSMTALYQVFQAGMTNQTKPIGTMLFLGPTGSGKTHVVEAAAEMMFTDPNAVIKIDCAEFQHSHEIAKLIGSPPGYLGHRETSPLLSQENLDKFRTEENPFTLVLFDEIEKASDALWQLLLGVLDKGRLTLGDNRTVDFSQTIIIMTSNLGAKEMSELITGSIGFAPSKKSELQESELDQKIYRTAMDAARRKFSPEFMNRIDKTVVFRSLKEEQLRMILDLELKKIQRRINDGMCDRFTFKVTDEAKDFLLSEGTELRYGARHLKRAVERFVVTPLANLAATRQARVGDVIVVDMNAETGKLAFFRDEAEETRAAAALEAAFAFGKADESRIAA, translated from the coding sequence ATGAACAACGAACGAAAGAAAAAAATGATTGTCCTTGACCCCAATGCCAGAAGTCCTCGCGCGTTGGAATTTGAAGCCGGGTTGCGTCATCGCGTCATTGGTCAAGACCGGGCGGTGCGCAGCATGACCGCGCTCTATCAAGTCTTTCAAGCGGGTATGACCAATCAAACCAAACCCATCGGCACCATGTTATTTTTAGGGCCGACCGGTTCGGGCAAAACCCATGTGGTCGAAGCCGCAGCCGAAATGATGTTCACTGACCCGAATGCGGTAATCAAAATTGATTGTGCCGAATTTCAACATTCGCATGAAATTGCCAAACTGATTGGTTCTCCTCCGGGCTATCTCGGACATCGCGAAACTTCACCATTGCTCAGTCAGGAAAATCTCGACAAGTTCAGAACCGAAGAGAATCCTTTTACATTGGTTTTGTTTGATGAAATCGAAAAAGCCTCTGACGCCTTGTGGCAACTGTTGCTTGGCGTTTTAGACAAAGGAAGACTCACACTCGGTGATAACCGCACCGTCGATTTTTCACAGACGATTATTATTATGACCTCGAATCTCGGTGCCAAAGAGATGAGCGAACTCATCACCGGTTCCATCGGCTTTGCGCCATCGAAAAAGAGTGAACTCCAGGAATCCGAACTCGACCAGAAAATTTATCGCACGGCGATGGATGCCGCGCGCCGCAAATTTTCACCTGAGTTTATGAATCGTATTGATAAAACAGTAGTATTCCGTAGCCTCAAGGAAGAGCAGTTGCGCATGATTCTCGACCTTGAACTCAAAAAAATCCAACGTCGCATCAACGACGGCATGTGCGACCGTTTCACTTTCAAAGTGACGGATGAAGCCAAAGACTTTTTATTAAGTGAAGGCACCGAACTTCGCTATGGTGCGCGCCATTTGAAACGCGCTGTGGAAAGATTTGTAGTCACCCCGCTTGCCAACCTTGCTGCGACCAGACAAGCGCGAGTTGGCGATGTGATTGTGGTTGATATGAACGCGGAAACCGGTAAACTGGCATTTTTCCGCGATGAAGCCGAAGAGACACGCGCAGCCGCAGCTCTCGAAGCCGCTTTTGCGTTCGGGAAAGCTGATGAATCGCGTATCGCTGCATAA
- a CDS encoding redoxin domain-containing protein, giving the protein MDIILLLIRLALAVVFGVAGVSKLADLTASRKAVAGFGVPERLANSVGWMLPVAEIITAVGLLFIESAWVAAIAALSLLGLFIIGISVNLVRGRQPDCNCFGQVHSEPISWTLVMRNLIFSALALLVIIQGKNNAGMDIFKSGEDFTVTGKLELFINIAILAVLAFIAITLKQLLNQQLSIVKNLEGLKNDLLGEDKPETITREDVTPPTQHLPVGAPAPEFALASLDGGEIALQSLLAKGNPLMLFFVSPTCSPCATLLPDLERWQKELADRFTFALISKGALAENQTKFADYGIDYVLLQNESEIADAYLAQWTPGAILVKADGVIGSQVAYGTEQIKKLFDHVTSLNETKPWFSKPSSAQGDLESIKPTIGDKAPHVELPDLAGNPVTLSDFFNKKTLLLFWSPNCGFCNAMLDEVKSLEARPANGTRLVIVSSGSAEQLSEQGLQSPILLDDKFKTGEAFGASGTPSAVLIDAEGKIASSVGVGEVEVLALAGVSHSKVAKQS; this is encoded by the coding sequence ATGGACATTATTCTTTTGCTAATCAGGCTCGCGCTTGCTGTTGTGTTCGGAGTTGCAGGGGTTTCCAAGCTTGCGGATTTAACGGCATCGCGAAAAGCGGTCGCCGGGTTTGGGGTTCCCGAGCGTCTGGCAAATTCTGTTGGTTGGATGTTGCCGGTTGCGGAAATCATCACCGCTGTCGGTTTATTATTTATCGAGTCCGCCTGGGTTGCGGCGATTGCGGCATTATCGCTTTTAGGACTATTTATTATTGGCATCAGTGTGAACCTTGTGCGCGGACGCCAACCCGATTGCAACTGTTTCGGGCAGGTGCATTCCGAACCCATCAGTTGGACATTGGTTATGCGCAATTTAATTTTTTCCGCGCTCGCTCTGTTGGTTATCATTCAGGGCAAAAATAATGCAGGAATGGATATTTTTAAATCGGGAGAGGATTTTACAGTGACCGGAAAACTTGAGCTTTTCATCAATATCGCCATCCTTGCAGTGTTAGCTTTCATCGCCATCACCCTCAAACAACTGCTCAACCAACAACTGTCGATTGTCAAAAATCTCGAAGGCTTGAAAAACGATTTGCTCGGCGAAGATAAACCAGAAACGATCACCCGTGAAGATGTCACGCCGCCCACGCAACACTTGCCGGTGGGCGCGCCTGCGCCGGAGTTCGCTTTAGCAAGCCTTGATGGCGGCGAAATCGCTTTACAGTCGCTGCTCGCGAAAGGCAACCCGCTGATGCTGTTTTTTGTTTCGCCTACGTGCTCGCCCTGCGCGACGCTGCTGCCGGATTTAGAACGCTGGCAAAAAGAATTGGCTGACCGTTTCACTTTCGCGCTCATCAGCAAAGGTGCGCTTGCAGAAAATCAGACGAAGTTTGCCGATTACGGCATTGACTATGTGCTCCTGCAAAACGAATCGGAAATCGCTGACGCTTATCTGGCACAGTGGACGCCGGGCGCGATACTCGTCAAAGCCGACGGGGTTATCGGCAGCCAGGTCGCCTATGGAACCGAACAGATCAAAAAACTTTTCGACCACGTCACCAGCCTGAATGAAACCAAGCCCTGGTTTTCCAAGCCGTCGTCTGCACAGGGCGATTTGGAAAGCATCAAGCCGACCATCGGCGATAAAGCGCCACACGTTGAATTGCCGGATTTAGCGGGCAACCCGGTTACGCTCTCGGATTTTTTCAACAAGAAAACTTTACTGCTTTTCTGGAGTCCGAACTGCGGTTTTTGCAATGCGATGTTGGATGAAGTGAAATCGCTTGAAGCGCGACCGGCAAACGGCACCCGTTTGGTTATCGTTTCCAGTGGCAGCGCCGAACAACTTTCCGAACAAGGTTTGCAATCGCCGATTCTGCTGGATGACAAATTCAAAACCGGCGAAGCCTTTGGCGCATCGGGAACGCCTTCTGCGGTGTTGATTGATGCGGAAGGTAAAATCGCTTCCTCGGTCGGCGTCGGCGAAGTAGAAGTTCTCGCGCTTGCCGGGGTGTCGCACAGCAAGGTTGCAAAACAATCCTGA
- a CDS encoding carboxypeptidase regulatory-like domain-containing protein codes for MTIKYLRGCSAGIVALLLFLFPFSALAQLTESTLKGVVADTTGSVVAASPVVVKNESTGQVRSTATDDNGAFFIAALPSGAYTIYVRVPGFKTFEQAGLKLNVGQVTELNIKLEIGEVTEKVEVSGSDIKIPVATEGRLSDTFVQSEINNLPLAQRDVFLLPKLSAGATAIPGAASSTKLTNSPVITVNGNRYRGNNYVLDGAMNSNPNNSGEPAIVPSLESLEEVQVQTGNFSGEFGRGNGAVINLRTKSGTNGFHGKLWEYHRNAALNARNFFSTRRAPLTFNQFGANFGGPVVKDKTFFFASYEGTRNATGQALTFQVETPEFRDYVFRTAPNSVAARLLKEFPAPTPLPGSGNNRYADQTNLTTPQGVIPALGRAAVTLKDYVRFDQYLVRLDHSFNQSKDKLTGRWIAEYQRDEGGTSSSRATRGKAIRGSRGPFDGTFGNLNIGHLHIFDRFVNDARFAYQSIDATRGNENAVVPDITITGMTAPFGDIFVGQSLLKTYEVRDTATLDRGRHSMRFGFEFRKVTKGLSIGPPSAGAFAFNNLADFAADKPFRQTLTVDPTTGEPVAFPRYFAQYESGIFWQHDWRISSRLNLSLGLRHDYFGTVSEREDRLSSIVFGEGANFRERLANAAIKRVDRLYNPEKKNFSPRIGLSFDPTGDGKTALRAGFSVAYQPHHGQSISGARALPPDAIQGVIQPSSRIGTQILYNIPVPFNAEFARGLNDKGGVISRPGEPPIRITGFVVNPDIKTQYSESWFLNVQREIIKNWIVEIGYVGTNGINLERIDDVNRFAGDLLDGREDRINPNFGPLLFVTNGVTSNYNAMTAEVRHNFARGFSLQANYRWSKWLDTSSDTSTGQFADNSEPGKGAQDVSCLKCERGRSLFDIPHRFSASFIWVPVFFKSDGFLDQLGRNWQISTIVTAQSGRPFSVWNGASFRAGGDYNADGGGGAVGGGFYDRPDAPAAGAIKGSFGKSDFLNGLFDPTIFPKPPAGRNGTLGRNTFRGPRYTTVDFALARNFIIGGERQLQFRIEAFNAFNNVNLYLPNTDLSLALQADGTFSKTSPFGKSTQAFEARTLQASLRFVF; via the coding sequence ATGACAATCAAATATTTACGAGGTTGCAGCGCGGGTATCGTTGCGCTCCTGCTTTTTCTGTTTCCCTTTTCCGCTCTTGCACAATTAACCGAATCTACCCTCAAAGGTGTGGTCGCCGATACCACCGGCAGCGTCGTTGCCGCTTCGCCGGTCGTCGTTAAAAACGAAAGCACCGGGCAGGTGCGTTCAACTGCGACCGATGATAACGGCGCATTTTTTATCGCCGCGCTGCCTTCCGGCGCATACACGATTTATGTGCGCGTGCCGGGATTCAAAACCTTTGAACAGGCGGGACTCAAACTCAATGTCGGGCAAGTCACCGAACTCAACATCAAACTCGAAATCGGTGAAGTCACCGAAAAGGTCGAGGTCAGTGGCAGCGACATAAAAATTCCCGTCGCCACCGAAGGCCGCCTTTCAGATACCTTCGTACAAAGTGAAATCAATAACCTGCCGCTCGCGCAACGCGATGTTTTTCTGCTTCCGAAATTGAGCGCCGGGGCAACGGCAATTCCGGGCGCGGCTTCTTCAACCAAACTCACTAACTCGCCGGTCATCACCGTCAACGGCAATCGCTATCGCGGCAATAACTATGTTTTGGATGGCGCCATGAATTCCAATCCGAACAACAGCGGCGAACCGGCGATTGTGCCAAGTCTCGAATCGCTCGAAGAAGTTCAGGTGCAGACCGGCAACTTTTCCGGCGAGTTCGGACGCGGCAACGGCGCGGTCATTAATCTCAGAACCAAATCGGGAACCAACGGATTTCATGGAAAACTCTGGGAATACCATCGCAATGCGGCATTGAATGCGCGCAACTTTTTTTCAACCCGACGCGCGCCGCTCACATTCAATCAATTCGGGGCAAATTTCGGCGGACCCGTTGTCAAAGATAAAACTTTTTTCTTCGCTTCATACGAAGGCACGCGCAACGCTACAGGGCAGGCGTTGACTTTTCAGGTCGAGACGCCTGAATTTCGGGATTATGTTTTTCGTACTGCGCCTAACAGCGTCGCCGCACGATTGTTGAAAGAATTTCCTGCGCCCACTCCCTTGCCCGGCTCAGGCAATAACCGATACGCAGACCAGACCAACCTGACAACCCCGCAAGGCGTCATCCCGGCGCTCGGTCGCGCTGCCGTCACGCTCAAAGATTACGTGCGTTTCGACCAATATCTGGTTCGCCTCGACCACTCGTTTAATCAAAGCAAGGACAAATTGACCGGCAGATGGATTGCCGAATATCAACGCGACGAAGGCGGCACGAGTTCATCGCGCGCCACCCGGGGCAAAGCGATTCGCGGCTCTCGTGGCCCCTTCGATGGCACGTTCGGCAATCTCAATATTGGACACCTTCACATCTTTGACCGCTTCGTCAATGATGCGCGATTCGCTTATCAATCGATTGATGCGACACGCGGCAACGAAAACGCCGTTGTGCCGGATATCACCATCACCGGAATGACCGCGCCATTCGGTGATATTTTCGTCGGTCAATCGCTGCTCAAAACTTATGAAGTGCGCGACACCGCGACGTTAGACAGAGGTCGCCATTCAATGCGTTTTGGATTTGAGTTTCGCAAAGTCACCAAAGGACTATCGATTGGCCCGCCAAGCGCGGGCGCATTCGCATTCAATAATCTTGCCGATTTTGCTGCCGATAAACCGTTTCGCCAGACGCTCACCGTAGACCCGACAACCGGCGAGCCTGTTGCCTTTCCGCGTTACTTCGCGCAATACGAAAGCGGCATTTTCTGGCAACACGATTGGCGAATCAGTTCCCGATTGAATCTCAGTTTAGGTTTACGGCATGACTATTTCGGAACCGTGTCGGAACGCGAAGACCGGCTTTCATCCATTGTGTTTGGTGAAGGCGCGAATTTCCGTGAACGGCTGGCGAATGCCGCTATCAAACGAGTTGACCGGCTCTACAACCCTGAGAAGAAAAATTTCTCGCCGCGCATCGGATTATCATTTGATCCCACAGGTGACGGGAAAACGGCTCTGAGAGCCGGTTTCAGCGTGGCTTACCAACCGCATCACGGACAATCGATTTCCGGCGCGCGCGCCTTGCCGCCCGATGCCATTCAAGGGGTGATTCAACCATCAAGCCGCATCGGCACGCAGATTCTTTACAACATTCCTGTGCCGTTCAATGCGGAATTTGCTCGCGGGTTGAATGATAAAGGCGGGGTTATCAGTCGTCCGGGCGAACCGCCGATTCGCATCACAGGGTTTGTGGTCAATCCCGATATTAAAACCCAGTACAGCGAAAGCTGGTTTTTGAATGTGCAACGCGAAATCATCAAAAACTGGATCGTTGAAATCGGCTATGTCGGCACCAATGGCATCAACCTCGAACGCATTGATGACGTGAATCGTTTTGCGGGCGATTTGCTCGATGGTCGGGAGGACCGCATCAATCCGAATTTCGGGCCGCTGCTGTTTGTCACTAACGGCGTAACTTCAAATTACAATGCCATGACCGCAGAGGTTCGCCACAACTTCGCCAGAGGGTTTTCCTTGCAGGCGAATTATCGCTGGTCGAAATGGCTCGATACTTCATCGGATACTTCGACCGGACAATTTGCGGATAATTCCGAACCGGGCAAAGGCGCGCAGGATGTCAGTTGTTTAAAATGCGAGCGCGGGCGTTCCCTCTTCGATATTCCGCATCGCTTTTCTGCGTCGTTTATTTGGGTGCCGGTATTTTTCAAAAGCGATGGTTTCCTCGATCAATTGGGACGCAACTGGCAGATTTCAACCATTGTGACGGCACAATCCGGTCGCCCGTTTTCGGTGTGGAATGGCGCTTCGTTTCGCGCCGGCGGCGATTACAACGCCGATGGCGGCGGCGGTGCGGTTGGCGGCGGATTTTATGACCGACCGGATGCCCCGGCGGCGGGTGCAATAAAAGGTTCGTTCGGCAAGAGCGATTTTTTAAATGGACTCTTTGACCCGACGATTTTTCCGAAACCTCCAGCGGGACGCAATGGCACACTCGGCAGAAATACCTTTCGCGGCCCGCGCTACACGACCGTGGATTTCGCACTGGCAAGAAATTTTATTATCGGTGGCGAAAGACAATTGCAATTTCGCATCGAAGCATTCAACGCCTTCAACAATGTGAATCTCTATTTGCCGAACACCGATTTGTCTTTGGCTTTGCAAGCCGATGGGACATTTTCTAAAACTTCGCCGTTCGGTAAATCCACACAAGCCTTTGAAGCGCGCACCCTGCAAGCCAGTTTGCGATTCGTCTTTTAG
- the recG gene encoding ATP-dependent DNA helicase RecG: MLKLSTPLYQLHLHEIPRVATKTAQKLAAGVAATVGEPNALKVTVDDLLNYLPMRYEDRSNLTRIRQLQHNEFATIEVEVRIAGTYAVKGGKLRIFEFSGVDESGQIRAYWWNQAYLQNSFPRGRKVLLYGQWKRGRRGFFEVENPDYEFVNDDEDAEPIHTGRRVPVYRKLGEIRSKQLRSVMYHVLQKLDWSEFEEQLPIDILHRADLISRADAFRQIHFPSEDAPLALYNEYQSPAHRRLIFEEFFWLAFAMGLRRQGREASTKGTLIEINDRVRDAVRSILPFKPTNAQKRVLKEIVDDMTSLKPMNRLLQGDVGSGKTIIAVQAAIVAIENGYQSALMVPTEILAEQHAKTTKGILAKSPYRVELLTGSFTAARKRDIHAAIEAGEVDFVIGTHALIQEGVKFSKLGFVVIDEQHRFGVMQRAELMNRGYNPDTLVMTATPIPRSLTMTIYGDLDVSVIDEMPPGRKPIITKVRGEDARTKIYHFLDDIIRQGQQVYIVYPLVEESEKLDLLNATQMAEHLQTAVFPTFKVGLIHGKMKQEEKDAVMDDFRRGASHILVATTVIEVGVDVPNANVILIEHAERFGLSQLHQLRGRVGRGDAQAYCILLAGDKRTSEARERLSIMELTNDGFKVSEKDLEIRGPGEVMGTRQSGIPTFRIGNIVRDRELVETAKRAADYLLNERRNSRDTAKLVEHVKAQAKFGLAAVG; this comes from the coding sequence ATGCTCAAACTATCAACGCCACTTTATCAACTTCACCTGCACGAGATTCCGCGTGTTGCAACCAAGACCGCGCAGAAACTTGCCGCCGGGGTTGCCGCCACCGTTGGTGAACCCAATGCCTTGAAAGTCACAGTTGATGATTTGCTCAACTATCTGCCGATGCGTTACGAAGACCGCTCGAATCTCACGCGCATACGCCAGTTGCAGCATAACGAATTTGCCACCATCGAAGTCGAAGTCCGCATTGCCGGAACTTATGCCGTGAAGGGCGGCAAACTGCGCATCTTTGAATTTTCCGGCGTCGATGAATCGGGGCAGATTCGCGCTTACTGGTGGAATCAGGCGTACCTGCAAAATTCATTTCCTCGCGGGCGCAAAGTTTTACTTTACGGGCAATGGAAACGCGGGCGGCGCGGTTTCTTTGAAGTCGAAAATCCCGATTACGAATTCGTCAATGACGACGAAGATGCCGAACCCATTCACACAGGTCGGCGCGTGCCGGTCTATCGCAAACTCGGTGAAATTCGCTCGAAACAGTTGCGCTCGGTGATGTATCACGTTTTGCAAAAACTCGACTGGTCGGAATTTGAAGAACAACTGCCAATAGATATTCTTCATCGCGCCGATTTGATTTCCCGCGCCGATGCTTTTCGACAAATTCATTTCCCATCGGAAGACGCGCCGCTTGCGCTTTATAACGAGTATCAATCGCCCGCGCATCGTCGTTTGATATTTGAAGAATTTTTCTGGCTGGCGTTTGCGATGGGGCTTCGCCGTCAAGGGCGTGAAGCCTCGACTAAGGGAACGCTCATCGAAATCAATGACCGCGTGCGCGACGCCGTGCGCAGCATTTTGCCGTTTAAACCGACGAATGCCCAGAAGCGCGTGTTGAAAGAGATTGTCGATGATATGACCAGCTTGAAGCCGATGAATCGCTTGTTACAGGGCGATGTCGGATCGGGAAAAACCATCATCGCCGTGCAAGCCGCCATAGTGGCAATTGAAAACGGCTATCAATCGGCGCTCATGGTGCCAACGGAAATTCTCGCTGAACAGCATGCCAAAACCACCAAAGGCATTCTGGCGAAATCGCCTTATCGTGTAGAGCTTTTGACCGGCTCGTTTACCGCCGCGCGCAAACGCGACATTCACGCGGCAATTGAAGCGGGCGAAGTCGATTTCGTCATCGGCACTCACGCTTTGATTCAGGAGGGCGTGAAATTTTCCAAACTCGGATTTGTGGTGATTGACGAACAGCATCGCTTCGGCGTGATGCAACGCGCAGAGTTAATGAATCGCGGTTATAATCCCGATACTTTGGTGATGACGGCAACGCCGATTCCGCGAAGTCTTACGATGACGATTTACGGCGACCTTGATGTGTCTGTGATTGACGAGATGCCGCCGGGCAGAAAGCCGATTATCACCAAAGTTCGCGGCGAAGATGCGCGCACCAAAATTTATCATTTCCTCGATGACATTATTCGCCAGGGGCAACAGGTTTACATCGTTTATCCACTGGTCGAAGAATCGGAAAAACTTGATTTATTGAACGCCACACAGATGGCTGAACATTTGCAAACCGCCGTCTTTCCAACTTTCAAAGTCGGACTGATTCACGGCAAGATGAAGCAGGAAGAAAAGGATGCGGTGATGGATGATTTCCGGCGCGGCGCTTCACATATACTGGTTGCAACCACGGTGATTGAAGTCGGCGTCGATGTGCCCAATGCCAATGTAATTTTGATTGAACACGCCGAACGCTTCGGATTATCGCAACTCCATCAATTGCGCGGGCGCGTCGGGCGCGGCGATGCACAGGCTTACTGCATTTTGCTGGCGGGCGATAAACGCACCAGCGAAGCGCGTGAGCGGCTTTCGATTATGGAACTGACGAATGATGGGTTTAAGGTGTCGGAAAAAGATTTGGAAATTCGCGGACCCGGCGAAGTGATGGGCACACGGCAATCGGGCATCCCGACCTTTCGCATCGGCAATATCGTGCGCGACCGCGAACTGGTTGAAACGGCAAAACGCGCGGCGGATTACCTGCTCAACGAACGGCGCAATTCACGCGATACGGCAAAGCTGGTTGAACACGTCAAAGCCCAAGCCAAATTCGGACTCGCCGCCGTCGGTTAA